From the genome of Anaerolineae bacterium, one region includes:
- a CDS encoding DUF4179 domain-containing protein, producing MTEHRFTRLLRELAEQEVPNSLDLWPTIRAQVSPQVRQVHSRPITRLGWTILALGLFLMVGAAAYAIGPVISQVFQFARSWQHVEETHLTQKVHLSQTIGDWTVTLERIYADANQILVGYTVSGPPDQNPNLARVTLTDDQGTRFPEMGGAGIAGASEILGVQLSPGQGAYIAAFDASAIQGQPTTLNLHLKIDLVALMPVSGIQPMENMVELPPAATVTLAPAMQMREELLAGPFTFDFSVPFIPGRVALVHRSVKTGDVTIRLERVVVTPSETRAILCFNPPTGKSEHWVPVATLEAGSRRRADTGASAEVIVSGATHEEMGCYRYSFFVPLASWRGRWKLTVTELVGMDPARPGEEIRIQGPWVFRFRVP from the coding sequence ATGACAGAGCATCGCTTTACACGCCTATTGCGCGAGTTGGCTGAGCAGGAAGTGCCCAATAGTTTGGATCTATGGCCAACGATCCGTGCTCAGGTATCACCTCAGGTGCGCCAGGTCCACTCACGGCCTATCACCCGCTTAGGCTGGACTATCTTGGCCCTAGGCCTATTCCTAATGGTGGGCGCGGCAGCCTATGCCATCGGCCCAGTAATAAGCCAAGTGTTCCAGTTCGCTCGCAGCTGGCAGCACGTGGAAGAAACGCATCTGACTCAGAAGGTGCACCTCAGCCAGACGATAGGTGACTGGACGGTCACCCTGGAGCGAATCTATGCCGATGCCAATCAGATTCTAGTGGGCTATACCGTGAGCGGACCGCCGGACCAAAATCCCAATCTGGCGAGAGTCACGCTGACAGATGACCAGGGCACTCGCTTTCCTGAGATGGGAGGGGCGGGGATAGCGGGCGCGTCTGAAATCTTGGGGGTTCAACTGTCACCTGGACAGGGCGCCTATATTGCCGCCTTTGATGCGTCAGCAATTCAGGGGCAGCCAACGACGTTGAATCTGCATCTGAAAATAGATCTGGTGGCCCTGATGCCGGTGAGCGGCATACAGCCTATGGAGAACATGGTTGAGTTGCCGCCGGCCGCTACTGTGACCCTTGCGCCCGCTATGCAGATGCGTGAGGAGTTGCTAGCTGGCCCCTTCACTTTTGACTTCAGTGTGCCCTTCATCCCAGGTCGAGTTGCCTTGGTCCATAGGAGCGTGAAGACGGGTGATGTAACCATACGACTAGAGCGCGTGGTGGTTACCCCTTCCGAAACGCGAGCCATCCTGTGCTTTAATCCACCAACGGGGAAGAGCGAACACTGGGTGCCCGTGGCCACTCTAGAGGCAGGGAGTAGGCGCCGTGCCGACACGGGGGCTAGTGCCGAGGTGATCGTCTCAGGGGCTACCCATGAGGAGATGGGCTGTTATCGCTATAGCTTCTTCGTCCCGCTAGCCAGCTGGCGAGGGCGATGGAAGCTCACGGTAACGGAGCTAGTGGGGATGGATCCTGCTCGTCCCGGCGAGGAGATACGCATTCAGGGCCCCTGGGTTTTCCGCTTCCGCGTGCCGTAA
- a CDS encoding sigma-70 family RNA polymerase sigma factor, which produces MEEHEAIARLKRGDISGLEVLVRRYQVQAVRAATLITRDRALAEDIVQAAFLRAYERISQFDSGRPFGPWFLRSVVNDAVKAAAQRERQISLEAELDDEASWVESLADPAPGPVELAEAAETSQAVRVALESLPPTQRAAIVLRYYLGLNEAELADTLACPTGTVKWRLHAARERLRALLRPLWDDSP; this is translated from the coding sequence ATGGAAGAGCACGAGGCGATCGCCCGGTTAAAACGGGGGGACATCTCCGGGCTAGAAGTGCTGGTCCGTCGCTATCAGGTACAAGCAGTGCGGGCCGCCACATTGATCACCCGAGATCGAGCCTTGGCTGAAGACATCGTTCAAGCGGCTTTCCTACGGGCCTACGAGCGTATCAGCCAGTTCGACAGTGGCCGGCCCTTCGGTCCTTGGTTCCTGCGCAGCGTCGTCAACGACGCAGTGAAGGCCGCTGCCCAGCGTGAGCGCCAGATTTCCCTGGAGGCGGAGCTGGACGATGAGGCATCTTGGGTGGAATCTCTGGCCGATCCAGCCCCTGGGCCGGTGGAGTTGGCCGAGGCTGCCGAGACGAGTCAGGCCGTCCGGGTTGCGTTAGAATCTTTGCCTCCGACGCAACGGGCAGCGATCGTCCTGCGCTACTACCTGGGCCTGAATGAGGCTGAGCTGGCCGATACACTAGCCTGCCCGACGGGCACAGTCAAGTGGCGGTTGCACGCTGCACGTGAGCGCCTGCGCGCGCTTCTGCGCCCATTGTGGGATGACTCGCCTTGA
- the serA gene encoding phosphoglycerate dehydrogenase, protein MALTTIELREKQASSGDRPRILVADPLSPVGIERLRARAEVDERYPLKPDELLAILPDYDALIVRSGVKVTAKMIAAAPRLRVIGRAGVGIDNIDVEAATQAGVVVVNAPTGNIIAAAEHTIALLLALARNIPQADASMRRGEWDRHRFIGVEVQDKVLGTVGLGRIGSLVATRAQGLRMKVIAYDPYVSAEYAANLGVELVPLERLLAESDFITLHLPLTESTRGLLNRERLARCKRGVRIVNCARGGIVDEAALLEALESGQVAGAALDVYEHEPLAPNDPLRTHPNIVLTPHIAGSTAEAQERVALDVIEQVLAVLDGKIAQNAVNVPIIPPKAMEALTPYIDLAERMGRFAAQFEHANVQQVELTALGPIAEYEIAYLSAAALKGLLAEVVEERINLVNARLIAERRGLRLIERKQRQHTERYENLLTLQLTTSGTSLVLRGSVVQGVPYIVAIDDLWVAFPAQGFLLLDRHQDRPGVIGRLGTLLGANDINIAFMHVGRRTPRGEAIMVLGLDERVPPELMTQIAAMPYTYWVKFVELP, encoded by the coding sequence TTGGCGCTCACAACAATTGAGCTGAGAGAGAAACAGGCTTCATCAGGCGATCGCCCAAGGATTTTGGTCGCCGATCCGTTGTCGCCCGTGGGGATTGAGCGACTGCGCGCTCGCGCTGAGGTGGATGAGCGATATCCTCTGAAGCCGGATGAGCTGCTGGCGATCCTGCCGGACTACGACGCGCTGATCGTGCGCAGCGGCGTCAAGGTCACCGCCAAGATGATCGCCGCCGCGCCGCGGCTGCGGGTGATCGGCCGCGCAGGGGTGGGAATTGATAACATTGACGTGGAAGCTGCCACCCAGGCCGGCGTGGTGGTGGTTAACGCGCCCACTGGTAACATCATCGCCGCGGCCGAACACACCATTGCGCTCCTACTGGCATTGGCCCGCAACATCCCTCAGGCTGATGCCTCCATGCGCCGCGGCGAGTGGGATCGCCACCGGTTTATCGGCGTCGAGGTGCAGGACAAGGTGCTGGGCACCGTAGGGCTGGGACGTATCGGCTCACTGGTGGCCACGCGGGCCCAAGGGCTACGTATGAAAGTGATCGCGTACGATCCTTACGTCAGCGCCGAGTACGCAGCGAACCTGGGGGTGGAGTTGGTCCCGCTCGAGCGCCTGCTCGCCGAGTCAGACTTCATCACCCTGCACCTGCCGCTCACCGAGAGCACGCGCGGGCTGCTCAACCGCGAGAGGCTAGCCCGCTGCAAGCGTGGGGTGCGTATCGTCAACTGCGCTCGTGGTGGGATCGTGGACGAGGCCGCTTTGCTGGAAGCGCTGGAGTCGGGCCAGGTCGCCGGCGCCGCCCTGGACGTTTATGAACATGAGCCGTTGGCTCCGAACGATCCTCTGCGTACGCACCCGAACATCGTGCTCACCCCGCATATCGCCGGCTCCACTGCCGAAGCGCAAGAGCGCGTGGCTCTGGACGTTATCGAGCAAGTGTTGGCTGTGCTGGATGGTAAGATCGCGCAGAACGCCGTCAACGTGCCTATTATCCCGCCCAAAGCAATGGAGGCGCTCACCCCCTACATTGACTTGGCTGAGCGCATGGGACGATTTGCCGCCCAGTTTGAACATGCCAACGTCCAGCAGGTCGAGCTCACCGCCCTCGGTCCCATCGCCGAATACGAGATCGCCTACTTATCTGCAGCCGCGCTTAAGGGCCTGCTGGCCGAGGTGGTGGAGGAACGGATCAACCTGGTCAACGCTCGTTTGATCGCTGAGCGACGCGGGTTGCGCTTAATCGAGCGAAAGCAGCGCCAGCACACCGAGCGTTATGAGAACTTACTGACGCTGCAATTGACTACAAGTGGGACTTCCCTCGTGCTACGCGGCTCAGTGGTACAGGGGGTGCCTTATATCGTCGCGATTGACGATCTGTGGGTGGCATTTCCGGCCCAGGGCTTCCTGCTGCTCGACCGCCATCAAGATCGCCCTGGCGTCATCGGCCGGCTGGGCACCCTGCTCGGTGCTAATGACATCAATATCGCCTTCATGCACGTGGGCCGGCGTACCCCTCGGGGTGAGGCCATTATGGTGCTGGGATTGGATGAGCGCGTGCCCCCGGAGCTGATGACCCAGATCGCTGCAATGCCCTATACGTATTGGGTGAAGTTCGTAGAGCTGCCATGA